A region from the Benincasa hispida cultivar B227 chromosome 12, ASM972705v1, whole genome shotgun sequence genome encodes:
- the LOC120068319 gene encoding BI1-like protein, with protein MFGYTGVSSKGGEVDLESGETLYPGLSYGENQLRWGFIRKVYGILAAQIVLTTIVSSVTVLYSPINDLLRGNSGLLLFLCFLPLILLWPMYIYRQKHPLNLVFLGLFTTTLSLTVGVSCANTDGRIVLEALILTSAVVSSLTGYTFWASKKGKDFSYLGPFLFTALMILLLTSFIQAFFPLGPTSTAVYGGIGAIIFSGYIIYDTDNLIKRFTYDDYIWAAITLYLDILNLFLTILRMLRQGDN; from the exons ATGTTCGGGTACACGGGCGTGAGTAGCAAGGGTGGAGAAGTAGACCTAGAATCTGGGGAGACCTTGTACCCAGGTTTGAGCTATGGCGAGAATCAGCTCCGATGGGGTTTCATTCGCAAGGTCTACGGAATTCTCGCGGCCCAGATCGTGCTTACCACCATTGTCTCCTCTGTCACCGTTTTGTACTCTCCGATCAACGACCTTCTCCGGGGAAATTCTGGCCTTCTTCTGTTCCTTTGCTTCCTTCCCCTAATCT TATTATGGCCCATGTACATTTACAGGCAGAAGCACCCTCTGAACCTCGTCTTCCTCGGACTTTTTACGACTACTCTTAGCCTCACAGTTGGCGTCAGCTGCGCCAACACTGATG GCAGGATTGTGCTTGAAGCACTAATTTTGACCTCAGCAGTAGTTTCTTCCTTAACTGGCTACACCTTCTGGGCCTCAAAGAAGGGCAAGGACTTCAGCTATCTTGGACCATTTTTGTTCACTGCCCTAATGATTCTCCTCCTTACTAGCTTTATTCAG GCATTCTTCCCTCTCGGTCCTACTTCTACTGCCGTTTACGGTGGAATTGGTGCGATAATATTCTCGGGGtacattatatatgatacgGATAATCTGATCAAGCGCTTTACATATGATGACTACATATGGGCTGCAATCACTCTATATCTGGATATCCTGAACCTGTTCCTCACCATTCTGCGGATGCTGAGACAGGGAGACAATTAG
- the LOC120068408 gene encoding calcium-binding protein 39 has protein sequence MSFSFFKPSRPKTPQEVAKVIKDSLMALDTKTVVEVRALEKAMEEVEKNFVAMRCMLIGDAEVEPNADQVLQLTQEICKECVIDLLIHKLPVLGWEARKDLVNCWSILLKQKVGSTYCCVQYIENHFELLDFLVVCYDNKEIAVNCGNMLRECIKFPTLAKYILESACFELFFKFVELPNFDVASDAFSTFKDLLTKHADIVSNFLSAHYDEFFDRYEALLTSANYVTRRQSLKLLSEFLLESPNSQIMKRYILEVRNLKVMMTLLKDSSKNIQLSAFHIFKVFVANPNKPREIKVILTKNHEKLLELLHNLSPGKGAEDEQFEEEKELIIKEIERVSRLQQLAR, from the exons ATGTCGTTCTCATTTTTCAAGCCATCGAGGCCTAAAACCCCTCAGGAGGTCGCCAAAGTCATTAAGGACAGCCTTATGGCCCTCGATACCAAAACCGTCGTCGAAGTTAGAGCTCTTGAGAAG GCTATGGAAGAAGTTGAGAAGAATTTCGTAGCTATGAGATGTATGCTTATTGGAGACGCGGAGGTTGAACCCAATGCGGATCAAGTTTTACAGCTAACGCAGGAGATATGTAAAGAGTGTGTTATCGATCTTCTAATCCACAAATTGCCTGTTCTGGGATGGGAA GCAAGAAAGGACCTTGTCAATTGTTGGTCCATTTTGTTGAAACAAAAGGTTGGCTCCACTTACTGCTGTGTACAGTACATTGAGAACCATTTTGAGTTGTTAGACTTTCTCGTTGTGTG CTATGACAACAAAGAAATTGCTGTGAACTGTGGAAATATGTTGAGGGAATGCATCAAATTTCCAACACTTGCAAA GTACATATTGGAGTCTGCATGTTTTGAATTGTTCTTCAAGTTTGTGGAGTTACCTAATTTTGATGTTGCATCGGATGCATTTTCTACTTTTAAG GACCTGCTTACAAAACACGCTGATATTGTTTCCAACTTCTTGAGCGCTCATTATGATGAG TTCTTTGACAGATATGAAGCACTCCTGACATCTGCCAATTATGTGACTAGAAGGCAGTCATTGAAG CTTCTATCAGAATTTTTATTGGAATCCCCAAATTCCCAAATTATGAAGCGTTACATTCTAGAAGTTCGGAACTTGAAAGTAATGATGACTCTATTAAAG GATTCTAGCAAGAACATCCAACTATCTGCTTTCCACATATTCAAG GTTTTTGTTGCTAATCCTAATAAGCCACGCGAAATCAAGGTTATTCTGACGAAAAACCACGAAAAGCTTCTGGAATTGCTTCACAATCTTTCTCCTGGGAAAG GTGCTGAAGACGAACAGTTCGAAGAAGAAAAGGAGTTGATTATCAAAGAAATTGAAAGAGTTTCGCGTTTGCAACAACTTGCTCGTTAA